The following DNA comes from Rhodanobacter sp. AS-Z3.
TGGTCGAGGAAGTGGAGCGCAAGGTCGATCAGGACAAGGCGCAGAAGCTCGCCGAAAAGGTGATGAAGGGCAAGCGCTTCGACCTGAACGACATGAAGGATCAGTTGGAACAGATGGGTAACATGGGCGGGCTGGCTGGTCTGATGGACAAGCTGCCGGGCGTGTCCAATCTGCCGGACAGCGTGAAGTCCAAGGTCAACGACGGCGAAATGAACAAGATGATTGCGGTCATCAATTCGATGACCAAGAAGGAGCGCCGCCATCCGGACTTGCTGAATGGCTCGCGCCGTGCCCGTGTGGCTCGTGGTTCCGGTACGCAGCCGGCTGACGTCAATCGTCTGCTGAAGCAGTACATGCAGATGGAAAAGATGATGTCCAAGCTGTCCAAGGGCGGCACCAAGGGCCTGATGCGACAGATGCGCGGCGCGATGAAGGGCATGGGTGGCATGGGTGGTCTGCCGCCGATGCGCTGAAAGGCGAGAAACCAGTGGAGAAGATTGAGAATTGCGCCAAGCGCACTGAGGCGGGTTCTCTCTCGTTTCTCACTTCTCGCCCCTCACTCCTGTCCTGAGCTCTTCCCTTTTTTCGAAAAACCGCTAAAATGCCCCGTTTACCGCGCACGGCTCTCGTGTGCCTGCCGCCGGTTCGGCAATTCTGGAGTTTTACCATGGTCAAGATTCGTCTTTCGCGCGGTGGCGCCAAGGGCCGTCCGTTCTACCACGTTGTCGTGACCGATCAGCGCAACAAGCGCGACGGCCGCAACATCGAGAGCGTCGGCTATTACAACCCGGTTGCGTCGGGCAAGGACAAGCGCCTTGAGCTGAACATCGAGCGCGTGAAGGAATGGGTGGGCAAGGGCGCCCAGCTGACCGACAAGGTCGCTGCCCTGGTCAAGGAAGCCGGCAAGCTGCAGCAGCCGGCTGCCTGAGCATGACGGCAGCCAGTCGGCGCGTCCTGATTGGGCGCATCGTCGGGCTGTACGGTGTGCAGGGTTGGCTCAAGATCGAATCCTGGGCCGAGCCACGTACGCGGATCTTCGATTACCAACCGTGGCTGCTCGGTGCAGCGCCCGGTACGGAACGCGAGATCATCGGAGCCAAGGGTCGTACGCAAGGCAAGGGCATGGTTGCCCAATTGCCGGGCGTGGACACTCGCGAACAGGCAGCAGCGCTGATCGGTACCGACATTTATGTCGCCCGCGCGCAACTGCCTGATCCGGCGGAAGGTGAATATTACTGGGTCGATCTCGAAGGACTCGAGGTTGTCACCACGCTGGATGTGTCACTGGGGCGGGTCAGTCACCTGTTCGCCACCGGTGCCAACGATGTCGTGGTGGTCCGGGACGGTGCGCGCGAGCGGCTGGTTCCCTTCATCCAGGGTTCGTATGTGCGTTCGGTGGACTTGTCTGCAGGGCGCATGGTGGTGGACTGGGATCCTGAATTCTGACGTCGCCGGTTTCGCGGGCTAAAGGGTCAAGGATCATGCGTATCGACGTCGTCAGCCTGTTTCCCGACTTCGTGCGTCAGTGTGCTGCGGTTGGTGTGGTGGGACGCGCGCAGCAACGTCAGTTGTTGCAGGTGGAAACCTGGAATCCGCGCGACTACAGCAGCGACAAGCACCGCAGTGTGGACAGCAGCTCGTATGGCGGCGGTCCGGGCATGGTGATGATGATTGAACCTTTGCGCACCGCTTTGGCGGCGATGCGTGAGGCGGCACCGGAACC
Coding sequences within:
- the rpsP gene encoding 30S ribosomal protein S16; translation: MVKIRLSRGGAKGRPFYHVVVTDQRNKRDGRNIESVGYYNPVASGKDKRLELNIERVKEWVGKGAQLTDKVAALVKEAGKLQQPAA
- the rimM gene encoding ribosome maturation factor RimM (Essential for efficient processing of 16S rRNA), whose protein sequence is MTAASRRVLIGRIVGLYGVQGWLKIESWAEPRTRIFDYQPWLLGAAPGTEREIIGAKGRTQGKGMVAQLPGVDTREQAAALIGTDIYVARAQLPDPAEGEYYWVDLEGLEVVTTLDVSLGRVSHLFATGANDVVVVRDGARERLVPFIQGSYVRSVDLSAGRMVVDWDPEF